In the Caballeronia sp. LZ062 genome, one interval contains:
- a CDS encoding MBL fold metallo-hydrolase gives MRFASLGSGSEGNALLVESTSGTTTTRVLLDCGFSAKEVERRLARLGCTAAQLDAIVITHEHTDHIGSALTLARKWSIPLYMSWGTARAVGADEAKVDLRVLWGDESVAIGDVSLLPYTVPHDAREPLQYVFSDGASRLGVLTDVGVATPHITSVLSGCDALVLESNHDLAMLAASRYPASLKARIGGTHGHLNNDAAAAILASLDRSKLRHLVAAHLSQQNNLPHLAQAALSAVLGASAGDVVVASQTDGFDWLTL, from the coding sequence GTGAGATTCGCCAGTCTGGGCAGCGGCAGTGAAGGCAACGCATTGCTCGTCGAGTCGACGAGCGGCACGACCACCACGCGCGTGCTGCTCGATTGCGGTTTTTCCGCGAAGGAAGTGGAGCGCCGGCTCGCGCGGCTCGGGTGCACTGCAGCGCAACTCGACGCCATCGTCATCACGCACGAGCACACGGACCATATCGGCAGCGCGCTGACACTGGCGCGCAAGTGGTCCATTCCGCTCTACATGAGCTGGGGCACGGCACGGGCGGTCGGCGCGGACGAAGCGAAGGTCGATCTTCGCGTGTTGTGGGGCGATGAAAGCGTCGCTATCGGCGATGTCAGCCTGCTGCCGTACACCGTGCCTCACGACGCCCGCGAGCCGCTGCAATACGTCTTTTCGGATGGCGCGAGCCGTCTCGGTGTCCTGACGGATGTGGGCGTCGCCACGCCGCATATCACGAGCGTGCTGAGCGGCTGCGACGCGCTCGTGCTCGAATCCAATCATGATCTCGCGATGCTTGCTGCAAGCCGTTATCCGGCGTCGCTTAAGGCGCGCATCGGCGGGACTCACGGACACCTGAATAACGATGCTGCGGCGGCAATTCTGGCGTCGCTCGATCGGTCGAAGCTGCGGCATTTGGTGGCGGCGCATCTGAGTCAGCAAAACAATTTGCCGCATCTCGCGCAGGCCGCGCTGTCTGCCGTGCTGGGCGCCTCGGCGGGCGATGTCGTGGTCGCGTCGCAGACGGATGGATTCGACTGGCTGACGTTATAA
- the bamC gene encoding outer membrane protein assembly factor BamC, giving the protein MKHSTLLTRAKRLSVLSLGAGVVFALAGCDTLNDWLAPDRVNYKAAETAPALNVPSDLSTADISQRYAAPPPINTLGGTAQRNATPAGNLTLGVPNAQDPYGMHVESDGDRRWLVVDGRSPDQVWPQLREFWTENGFTLKTDSAQTGIMATDWAENRANIPSDWFRNSVGKLLDFAYSSGTRDMFRTQVDRASDGSTDISVTHSAMEEVLTGQDKTSSRWETRPRNPALEAAFLAKMMQKFGLTEDQSKQLIAQARPAGAKVAVEQTAGTSTLDLAEPFDRAWLRVGLALDRTNFTVDNRDREKGIYYVHFSDSMAELKKEGLFGKLFSSNSPKPTRQFLVNVRPKADALTQVAVVDANGQPDNSSDAQRIVSLLHAQLN; this is encoded by the coding sequence ATGAAACATTCCACTCTTCTTACCCGAGCCAAACGCCTGAGCGTGCTGTCGCTCGGCGCCGGCGTCGTCTTCGCGCTTGCGGGTTGCGACACGCTGAACGACTGGCTCGCACCCGATCGCGTGAACTACAAGGCCGCGGAAACCGCGCCGGCGCTGAACGTTCCGTCCGATCTCAGCACGGCCGACATCAGCCAGCGTTATGCAGCGCCGCCGCCGATCAACACGCTCGGCGGCACCGCGCAACGCAATGCCACGCCCGCTGGCAACCTGACGCTCGGCGTGCCGAACGCGCAGGATCCGTACGGCATGCACGTCGAGAGCGACGGCGACCGCCGCTGGCTCGTCGTCGATGGCCGCTCGCCGGATCAGGTCTGGCCGCAGTTGCGGGAGTTTTGGACCGAGAACGGGTTCACGCTGAAGACGGACTCGGCGCAGACCGGCATCATGGCGACCGACTGGGCCGAGAACCGCGCGAACATTCCGAGCGACTGGTTCCGCAACAGCGTCGGCAAGCTGCTCGATTTCGCGTATTCGTCGGGCACGCGCGACATGTTCCGCACGCAGGTGGATCGCGCGTCGGACGGCTCGACGGACATTTCCGTGACGCATAGCGCGATGGAAGAGGTGCTGACCGGCCAGGACAAGACGTCGTCGCGCTGGGAGACGCGTCCGCGCAATCCGGCGCTCGAAGCCGCGTTCCTCGCGAAGATGATGCAGAAGTTCGGCTTGACCGAGGACCAATCGAAGCAGCTGATCGCGCAGGCGCGTCCCGCCGGCGCAAAGGTCGCCGTCGAGCAGACTGCGGGCACGTCGACGCTCGATCTCGCGGAGCCGTTCGATCGTGCGTGGCTGCGCGTGGGGCTCGCGCTGGATCGCACCAACTTCACGGTTGACAATCGCGACCGTGAGAAGGGCATCTACTACGTGCACTTTTCGGATTCGATGGCTGAACTGAAGAAGGAAGGTCTCTTCGGCAAGCTCTTTTCGAGCAATTCGCCGAAGCCGACGCGTCAGTTCCTCGTGAACGTCCGTCCGAAGGCGGATGCGCTCACGCAAGTTGCCGTCGTGGACGCGAACGGCCAGCCGGACAATTCGTCCGATGCGCAGCGCATCGTGTCGTTGCTGCACGCGCAACTGAACTAG
- a CDS encoding cupin domain-containing protein, translating to MRQRPSDVPASPLHSLSEPSGAPLPDEVTPLLGNRTPRQFMRRYWQKKPLLIRQAIPGIAAPVPRDELFELADLDDVEARLITHFRNAWNLEHGPFAPDELPSVRKREWTLLVQGLNLHDERAHALMNRFRFIPDARLDDLMISYATDGGGVGPHFDSYDVFLLQVHGKRRWRIGAQRDLSLKPGLPLKVLQHFEPQEEWVLEPGDMLYLPPHIAHDGIAEGECMTCSIGFRAPSARELTAQFLYHLAERAGDEPADGKRDIRYRDPAQPPVATPGELPALLVERVGAILAKITWNEKDVAEFLGSYLSEPKANVVFDSPARALNQQKFVERAKKTGITLDRKTNLLYNTHSYFVNGEAAALTAKAKKWLPELADTRRLEAKRFVTLTDDSAMTSLLHEWYRAGWIQTDPPA from the coding sequence ATGCGCCAGCGGCCCTCAGACGTTCCAGCTTCGCCCCTTCACAGCCTTTCCGAGCCATCCGGCGCGCCGCTTCCCGACGAAGTCACGCCCTTGTTGGGCAACCGCACGCCGCGACAGTTCATGCGCCGTTACTGGCAGAAAAAGCCGCTTCTGATTCGTCAAGCGATACCCGGCATTGCCGCACCCGTTCCTCGCGACGAACTGTTCGAACTCGCCGACCTCGACGATGTCGAAGCGCGCCTGATTACCCATTTCCGCAACGCCTGGAATCTGGAGCACGGCCCGTTCGCGCCGGACGAACTGCCGTCTGTCAGGAAGCGCGAATGGACACTGCTCGTGCAAGGCTTGAACCTGCATGACGAGCGCGCGCACGCGTTGATGAACCGCTTTCGCTTCATCCCGGACGCGCGCCTCGACGATCTCATGATCTCCTATGCGACGGACGGCGGCGGCGTCGGTCCGCACTTCGACTCTTACGATGTGTTCCTGCTGCAAGTGCATGGCAAGCGGCGCTGGCGCATCGGCGCGCAGCGCGATCTCTCGCTAAAACCCGGCCTGCCGTTGAAAGTTTTACAGCACTTCGAGCCGCAGGAAGAATGGGTGCTCGAGCCGGGCGATATGCTCTACCTGCCGCCGCACATTGCGCACGACGGCATCGCCGAGGGCGAATGCATGACGTGCTCCATCGGCTTCCGGGCGCCATCGGCTCGCGAGCTTACCGCGCAGTTTCTTTATCACCTGGCCGAGCGCGCAGGCGACGAGCCCGCGGACGGCAAGCGCGATATCCGCTACCGCGATCCGGCGCAACCGCCGGTCGCGACGCCGGGCGAGTTGCCCGCGCTGCTCGTCGAGCGCGTTGGCGCGATCCTTGCGAAGATCACTTGGAATGAAAAGGATGTCGCGGAGTTTCTCGGAAGTTATCTGAGCGAGCCGAAAGCCAATGTCGTATTCGATTCGCCGGCGCGCGCGCTTAATCAGCAAAAATTTGTTGAGCGCGCGAAAAAGACCGGGATCACACTAGATAGAAAGACGAATTTGCTCTACAACACGCACTCGTATTTCGTTAATGGCGAAGCTGCCGCGTTAACCGCAAAGGCTAAAAAGTGGCTGCCGGAGTTGGCCGACACAAGGCGTCTGGAAGCGAAACGCTTTGTAACACTTACAGACGATTCGGCAATGACATCCCTGCTGCACGAGTGGTATCGTGCGGGCTGGATTCAGACGGACCCGCCAGCCTGA
- a CDS encoding peptidylprolyl isomerase, whose product MKIAKDTVVSVAYKLSDAQGNLIEESDEPMVYLHGGYDGTFPKIEEALDGREPGYETQIQLEPEDAFGEYDPELVKIEERSRFPEPLEVGMQFEGTPEDSDDELDALIYTVTDVAEDKVVLDGNHPLAGMALRFALSVQEVRTATEDEVKHQHAHGVDGLEVLDEDEDDEPRADSGPTLH is encoded by the coding sequence ATGAAAATTGCGAAAGACACTGTCGTTTCGGTCGCCTACAAGCTATCGGATGCGCAAGGCAATCTGATCGAGGAGAGCGACGAGCCGATGGTCTATCTGCACGGCGGCTATGATGGCACGTTCCCCAAGATCGAGGAAGCGCTCGACGGTCGCGAGCCCGGTTACGAAACGCAGATCCAGCTCGAACCGGAAGATGCGTTCGGCGAATACGATCCGGAGCTCGTGAAAATCGAAGAGCGAAGCCGGTTTCCGGAGCCGCTCGAAGTGGGCATGCAGTTCGAGGGCACGCCCGAAGACAGCGACGACGAACTCGACGCGCTCATCTACACGGTGACGGACGTCGCAGAAGACAAGGTGGTGCTCGACGGCAACCACCCGCTCGCCGGCATGGCGTTGCGCTTCGCGCTGTCGGTGCAGGAAGTGCGCACCGCGACCGAAGACGAGGTCAAGCATCAGCACGCGCATGGCGTAGACGGCCTGGAAGTGCTCGATGAAGACGAAGACGACGAACCGCGCGCGGATTCCGGCCCGACGCTGCACTGA